From a single Streptomyces liliifuscus genomic region:
- a CDS encoding response regulator produces the protein MTSGSIRVLIADDQQMVRQGFTVLLNTQPDIDVVGQAVDGLDAIAKVAELAPDVVLMDIRMPELGGIEATRRITEETPQIRVLVLTTFDLDEYVYDALRAGASGFLLKDASADQLAEAIRVVAAGDALLAPGITRRLIAEFSRLDSTPRAPLKQRVGELTERETEVLALIAQGLSNAEIAERLFVAEQTVKTHVGRILVKLGLRDRTQAAVFAYECGLVRPTGY, from the coding sequence ATGACGAGCGGCAGCATCCGGGTACTCATCGCCGACGACCAGCAGATGGTCAGGCAGGGCTTCACGGTGCTGCTCAACACCCAGCCCGACATCGACGTGGTCGGCCAGGCGGTCGACGGCCTGGACGCCATCGCCAAGGTCGCCGAACTCGCCCCGGACGTCGTCCTGATGGACATCCGCATGCCCGAACTCGGCGGCATCGAGGCCACCCGCCGCATCACCGAAGAGACTCCGCAGATCAGAGTCCTGGTGCTGACCACCTTCGACCTCGACGAGTACGTGTACGACGCGCTGCGCGCGGGTGCCTCCGGCTTTCTGCTGAAGGACGCGTCCGCCGACCAGCTCGCCGAGGCGATCCGGGTGGTGGCCGCCGGTGACGCGCTGCTCGCGCCCGGCATCACCCGGCGCCTCATCGCGGAGTTCTCCCGGCTGGACTCCACGCCCCGTGCCCCGCTCAAGCAGCGCGTCGGCGAGCTGACCGAGCGCGAGACGGAGGTGCTCGCCCTCATCGCACAGGGCCTGTCGAACGCGGAGATCGCCGAGCGGCTCTTCGTCGCCGAGCAGACCGTGAAGACCCACGTGGGCCGCATCCTCGTGAAACTGGGCCTGCGGGACCGTACCCAGGCGGCGGTGTTCGCGTACGAGTGCGGGCTGGTGCGCCCCACCGGCTACTGA
- a CDS encoding response regulator: MTIRVLIADDQMMVREGFSVLLGAMPDIEVVGEAVNGREAVDRVRELGPDVVLMDIRMPEMNGIEATREIVAANGASKVLVLTTFDLDEYVYQALRAGASGFLLKDASARQLADGVRVVAAGEALLAPSVTKRLITEFSKLAEEPRLSPTAQAAYGDLTERETEVLVLIAQGLSNAEIATRLVVAESTIKTHVSRILVKLGLRDRTQAAVFAYEARLVTPG, encoded by the coding sequence ATGACCATTCGCGTACTGATCGCCGACGACCAGATGATGGTCCGCGAGGGCTTCTCGGTGCTGCTCGGCGCGATGCCGGACATCGAGGTCGTCGGCGAGGCGGTCAACGGCCGCGAGGCCGTGGACCGGGTCCGGGAGCTGGGGCCGGACGTGGTCCTGATGGACATCCGGATGCCCGAGATGAACGGCATAGAGGCGACCCGCGAGATCGTGGCGGCGAACGGCGCGTCGAAGGTGCTCGTCCTGACGACGTTCGACCTCGACGAGTACGTGTACCAGGCGCTGCGCGCCGGGGCGTCCGGCTTCCTCCTGAAGGACGCCTCCGCCCGGCAGCTCGCGGACGGGGTGCGCGTGGTCGCGGCCGGCGAGGCGCTGCTTGCACCCTCTGTGACGAAGCGGCTGATCACGGAGTTCTCCAAGCTGGCCGAGGAGCCCCGTCTGTCGCCCACCGCCCAGGCGGCCTACGGAGACCTGACCGAGCGCGAGACGGAGGTCCTGGTCCTCATAGCCCAGGGCCTGTCCAACGCCGAGATAGCCACCCGCCTGGTGGTGGCCGAGTCCACCATCAAGACCCATGTGAGCCGCATCCTGGTCAAGCTGGGTCTGCGGGACCGCACCCAGGCGGCCGTATTCGCCTACGAGGCCCGACTGGTGACACCGGGCTGA
- a CDS encoding TetR/AcrR family transcriptional regulator — MSAEPGTVRPGGRTARVRAAVLRAAGDVLAEQGFAHLDLADVARRAEVGKTTVYRRWGSVTGLVADLLAEMAEESLPRTETGGVLGDLRANARLVRGTLADPRQGALFRAVIAAATGDGRTAEALRRFYEVRVAEWAPCVEQGVARGELPVGTDASEVVRAVSAPLYYTLLTTGVAPGVAAADRAAEAAVAAARAGVFVVRA; from the coding sequence ATGTCCGCTGAGCCCGGCACCGTTCGTCCCGGGGGGCGTACCGCGCGGGTGCGGGCCGCCGTGCTGCGGGCCGCCGGGGACGTGCTCGCCGAGCAGGGGTTCGCCCATCTCGATCTGGCGGATGTCGCGCGGCGGGCCGAGGTGGGCAAGACCACGGTGTACCGGCGGTGGGGGAGCGTGACGGGGCTCGTCGCGGATCTGCTGGCCGAGATGGCCGAGGAGTCGTTGCCGCGTACGGAGACGGGGGGTGTGCTCGGTGATCTTCGGGCCAATGCGCGGCTTGTCCGGGGGACGTTGGCCGATCCTCGGCAGGGGGCGTTGTTTCGGGCGGTGATCGCTGCGGCTACGGGGGACGGGCGTACGGCGGAGGCGTTGCGGCGGTTCTATGAGGTGCGGGTTGCCGAGTGGGCGCCTTGTGTTGAACAGGGGGTTGCTCGGGGGGAGTTGCCGGTGGGGACGGACGCGTCCGAGGTCGTACGGGCCGTCTCGGCGCCCCTCTACTACACGTTGCTCACGACGGGGGTGGCCCCTGGCGTGGCCGCGGCTGATCGGGCGGCGGAGGCCGCCGTTGCCGCCGCGCGGGCCGGGGTGTTCGTTGTGAGGGCGTGA
- the kynU gene encoding kynureninase, with the protein MSEPELRPKAEKLDATDELAGLRAQFVLDDAVYLDGNSLGALPRSVPGRVEDVVRRQWGSLRIRSWDESGWWTAPERIGDRIAPLVGAAPGQIVVGDSTSVNVFKAVVGAVRLAAEKGDGRDEVLVDATTFPTDGYIAASAARLTGCMLRPVTPEEVPGALSGRTAAVLLNHVDYRTGRLHDLPSLTASIHAVGAVAIWDLCHSAGALPVGLDEHGVDLAVGCTYKYLNGGPGSPAYLYVREDLQPRFDSPLPGWNSHADPFGMTPDYTPAPGALRGRVGTPDILSMLALEAALEVWDDVSIESVRTKSLALTDFFLECVESYVPEGAVESVTPTAHPERGSQVALRCTDAGHVMRRLIDRGVIGDFREPDILRFGFTPLYVGFGDVERAARVLGEMF; encoded by the coding sequence ATGTCTGAGCCCGAGCTGCGGCCGAAGGCCGAGAAACTGGACGCGACGGACGAACTGGCCGGACTGCGAGCCCAGTTCGTGTTGGACGACGCGGTGTACCTGGACGGCAACTCACTGGGCGCGCTGCCGCGCTCGGTCCCCGGACGGGTCGAGGACGTCGTACGCCGTCAGTGGGGTTCGCTGCGGATCCGGTCCTGGGACGAGAGCGGCTGGTGGACCGCGCCGGAGCGGATCGGCGACCGGATCGCTCCGCTGGTGGGCGCGGCGCCGGGCCAGATCGTGGTCGGCGACTCCACAAGTGTCAACGTCTTCAAGGCCGTTGTGGGCGCGGTGCGCCTGGCGGCCGAGAAGGGGGACGGCCGGGACGAGGTCCTGGTGGACGCGACGACGTTCCCCACGGACGGCTACATCGCCGCGTCGGCCGCCCGTCTCACCGGCTGCATGCTGCGTCCGGTGACGCCGGAGGAGGTGCCGGGCGCCCTGAGCGGGCGTACGGCGGCAGTACTGCTGAACCACGTCGACTACCGCACGGGCCGCCTGCACGACCTGCCGTCCCTGACGGCGTCCATCCACGCGGTGGGAGCGGTCGCGATCTGGGACCTGTGCCACAGCGCGGGCGCCCTGCCGGTGGGCCTCGACGAACACGGCGTGGACCTGGCGGTCGGCTGCACCTACAAGTACCTGAACGGCGGCCCGGGTTCACCCGCGTACCTCTACGTCCGCGAGGACCTCCAACCGCGCTTCGACTCACCCCTGCCGGGGTGGAACTCCCACGCCGACCCCTTCGGCATGACCCCGGACTACACCCCGGCCCCCGGCGCTCTCCGCGGCCGCGTCGGCACCCCCGACATCCTCTCCATGCTCGCCCTGGAGGCGGCACTGGAGGTCTGGGACGACGTATCGATCGAGTCGGTCCGCACCAAGTCCCTGGCCCTCACGGACTTCTTCCTGGAATGCGTCGAGTCGTACGTCCCCGAGGGCGCGGTGGAGTCGGTGACCCCCACCGCCCACCCGGAACGCGGCAGCCAGGTGGCCCTCCGCTGCACCGACGCGGGCCACGTCATGCGCCGCCTGATCGACAGAGGCGTCATCGGCGACTTCCGAGAACCGGACATACTCCGCTTCGGCTTCACCCCGCTGTACGTGGGCTTCGGCGATGTGGAGAGGGCGGCGCGGGTTTTGGGGGAGATGTTCTAG
- a CDS encoding alpha/beta hydrolase, with protein MITGALVAPISAAAAHPEIPAPTPAHIAPVTPTTLDSAYAANRANAAEASRMAAAHGDRSRAAAVRSMADPARNFLTFDARGPGLAAEVFGDLTKADHVAVLVPGSDTSLDTYDRFRAGALALHQRLGPRAAVIAWLGYDTPGTISPDVLTTGLAKEAAPELREFISELRRVNGHARFTLLCHSYGTVVGARAASGLDISDLVLIGSPGTGVDSAADLHTRARVWAGRGGDDWIADVPHTRADLFGTTVGFGTDAVSPSFGARVFAAGDGGHSDYLKPGSVSLANVARIVLGETSEMTHG; from the coding sequence CTGATCACAGGCGCACTCGTCGCCCCCATCTCCGCCGCGGCCGCGCACCCGGAAATACCGGCCCCCACCCCGGCCCACATCGCCCCGGTGACCCCCACCACGCTGGACAGCGCCTACGCGGCGAACCGGGCGAACGCCGCCGAGGCCTCGCGCATGGCGGCGGCCCACGGCGACCGCAGCCGGGCGGCGGCCGTCCGCTCCATGGCGGACCCGGCCCGTAACTTCCTCACCTTCGACGCCCGCGGCCCCGGCCTGGCCGCCGAGGTCTTCGGCGACCTGACGAAGGCCGACCACGTGGCGGTCCTCGTGCCGGGCTCCGACACGAGCCTGGACACGTACGACCGCTTCCGCGCAGGCGCCCTCGCCCTGCACCAACGGCTCGGCCCACGCGCCGCGGTGATCGCCTGGCTCGGCTACGACACCCCCGGCACGATCAGCCCGGACGTCCTCACCACGGGCCTGGCCAAGGAAGCGGCACCCGAACTCCGGGAGTTCATAAGCGAGTTGAGGAGGGTGAACGGGCACGCCCGGTTCACCCTGCTGTGCCACTCGTACGGGACGGTCGTCGGCGCCCGCGCGGCAAGCGGCCTGGACATCTCGGACCTGGTGCTCATAGGCAGCCCCGGCACGGGCGTGGACTCGGCGGCCGACCTGCACACGAGGGCACGCGTCTGGGCCGGCCGAGGCGGCGACGACTGGATCGCGGACGTCCCGCACACCAGGGCCGACCTCTTCGGCACGACGGTCGGCTTCGGCACCGACGCCGTGTCCCCGTCCTTCGGCGCCCGCGTCTTCGCGGCGGGCGACGGCGGCCACAGCGACTACCTCAAGCCGGGTTCGGTGTCCTTGGCCAACGTCGCCCGGATCGTGCTCGGCGAGACATCGGAGATGACCCATGGATGA
- a CDS encoding sensor histidine kinase, which produces MTETTQTQTTPPGGARQRSPEFQLAMDASRGLRQDLFHDAFAVHPLPRMRVDGRLTRRLPPRLREQAAWTPHIVVGLAGLVALLVSLAGNGGGDLPQLLTGLLALGTILLTLLRPVGAFWVSLAVTPVTALFGNGWGSDWPWLPGAFATQLIVLTIVALRTRPRTAAWMWALTATYGLFAEVFFGGSHYYTNTMPFLFVSALALLVVTVWHVRHDAAQKVTAQETVTAHERSKRTLLEERTTIARELHDVVAHHMSVVAIQAEAAPYRVENPPPELEYAFAVIRENAVIALSELRRVLGVVRAEDYEAPDAPQPTLADLDRLLENVRGAGLAVDKTVTGAVRELPQGVELSAYRIVQEALSNSLRHAPGAAAKVEIGYVLGGLGLRVVNGPATGLVKPSPGAGHGITGMRERVSMLDGEMTAAATDDGGYEVTVFLPVPATAPTEDSA; this is translated from the coding sequence GTGACCGAGACGACCCAGACGCAGACGACACCGCCAGGCGGTGCCAGGCAACGCAGCCCCGAGTTCCAGCTGGCGATGGACGCGTCGCGGGGGCTGCGCCAGGACCTCTTCCACGACGCCTTCGCCGTCCACCCGCTGCCCAGGATGCGTGTGGACGGCCGCCTGACCCGGCGGCTGCCGCCGCGCCTGCGGGAGCAGGCGGCCTGGACCCCGCACATAGTGGTGGGACTGGCCGGCCTGGTGGCGCTGCTCGTCTCCCTCGCCGGCAACGGCGGCGGCGATCTCCCGCAGCTCCTGACCGGCCTCCTCGCACTGGGCACGATCCTGCTGACACTGCTCAGGCCGGTCGGAGCCTTCTGGGTCTCCCTCGCGGTGACACCGGTCACGGCCCTGTTCGGCAACGGCTGGGGGAGCGACTGGCCCTGGCTGCCCGGCGCCTTCGCGACCCAGTTGATCGTGCTCACGATCGTGGCGCTGAGGACCAGACCCCGCACGGCGGCCTGGATGTGGGCGCTGACCGCGACGTACGGCCTGTTCGCGGAGGTCTTCTTCGGAGGCAGCCACTACTACACGAACACCATGCCCTTCCTGTTCGTGAGTGCGCTGGCACTGCTGGTCGTCACGGTGTGGCATGTGCGGCACGACGCCGCGCAGAAGGTGACCGCCCAGGAGACGGTGACCGCGCACGAGCGTTCCAAGCGCACCCTTCTCGAAGAGCGCACGACGATCGCCCGCGAGCTGCACGACGTGGTCGCCCACCACATGTCGGTGGTCGCCATCCAGGCGGAGGCGGCCCCCTACCGCGTGGAGAACCCACCGCCGGAGCTGGAGTACGCCTTCGCGGTGATCAGGGAGAACGCGGTCATAGCCCTCTCCGAGCTGCGCCGGGTCCTCGGTGTCGTACGGGCCGAGGACTACGAGGCCCCGGACGCCCCCCAGCCCACACTCGCGGACCTGGACCGGCTCCTGGAGAACGTGCGGGGCGCGGGACTCGCGGTGGACAAGACGGTCACCGGGGCGGTGCGCGAGCTCCCGCAGGGCGTGGAGCTGTCCGCGTACCGAATAGTCCAGGAGGCGCTGAGCAACAGCCTGCGGCACGCGCCGGGCGCCGCGGCCAAGGTGGAGATCGGCTATGTGCTCGGCGGACTGGGACTGCGCGTCGTGAACGGTCCCGCGACCGGCCTGGTCAAGCCCTCACCGGGCGCCGGGCACGGCATCACGGGCATGAGGGAGAGGGTGTCGATGCTGGACGGGGAGATGACTGCTGCGGCGACGGACGACGGGGGCTATGAGGTCACGGTCTTCCTCCCCGTCCCGGCGACGGCACCGACGGAGGACTCCGCATGA
- a CDS encoding alpha/beta hydrolase: MPDDARDAAEEESAFSHPPVDPDTTTAYGDHPDQVVDFYAPRGGEERAPLVVVLHGGAWRAPYDRRHITPFADFLARRGFAVANVEYRRGATIPAQGGEGPVAGRWPDTFDDVAAALDAMPGLVREALPQADPRRMVVTGHSAGGQLALWAAARHLLPADAPWRTDRPAPLRGVVALAPIADFTVAEKLDVCSGASRQLLGGEAKFGERQPYADPALLLPTGIATTLVQGRTDVVVPQAVAEAYADAAAKAGEVVGLTLLEDVGHFPLIDPAADACAVVAEEIAQLAW; this comes from the coding sequence ATGCCGGACGACGCCCGCGACGCCGCGGAGGAGGAGTCGGCCTTCTCGCATCCGCCCGTCGACCCCGACACCACCACCGCGTACGGCGACCACCCCGACCAGGTCGTCGACTTCTACGCGCCGCGCGGCGGCGAGGAACGCGCCCCGCTCGTCGTCGTCCTGCACGGCGGCGCCTGGCGGGCACCGTACGACCGGCGGCACATCACACCGTTCGCGGACTTCCTGGCCAGACGGGGCTTCGCCGTGGCCAACGTCGAGTACCGGCGCGGCGCCACCATCCCTGCACAGGGCGGCGAGGGCCCGGTCGCGGGTCGCTGGCCGGACACGTTCGACGACGTGGCGGCGGCGCTCGACGCGATGCCGGGACTCGTACGTGAGGCCCTGCCGCAGGCCGACCCGCGCCGCATGGTGGTCACCGGGCACTCGGCGGGCGGCCAGCTGGCTCTCTGGGCTGCGGCCCGCCACCTCCTGCCGGCCGACGCACCGTGGCGCACGGACCGCCCCGCTCCGCTGCGCGGCGTCGTCGCACTCGCCCCGATCGCGGACTTCACGGTCGCGGAGAAGCTGGACGTCTGCTCCGGCGCGTCCCGCCAACTCCTCGGAGGGGAGGCCAAGTTCGGGGAGCGCCAGCCGTACGCCGATCCGGCCCTGCTCCTCCCGACGGGCATCGCCACGACGCTGGTACAGGGCCGCACGGACGTCGTCGTACCCCAGGCGGTCGCGGAGGCATACGCGGACGCGGCGGCCAAGGCCGGCGAGGTGGTCGGCCTGACGCTCCTGGAGGACGTGGGCCACTTCCCCTTGATCGACCCGGCGGCGGACGCGTGCGCGGTGGTGGCGGAGGAGATCGCCCAGCTGGCCTGGTAG
- a CDS encoding acyltransferase family protein: protein MDEVIRRLRLGAERIDAATPPDRDRSVDALRAFAILGVVLGHWLVTALVADGGRLRTSSPLAHMPWLAPISWAFQTLAVFFLVGGHVATKSYASARSRGTTYGRWLGTRLSRLFGPVAAVLGLWTVATVGLLVTGADLRTVHALLKLVLSPLWFLLVFAALTAVTPLVTRVNPLWPLAVVLHVDLIRFGFGGPAWLGWVNVAAGWLVPYTLGAAWTRGELTRRSGGVLLAGGAAVTAGLVAWGGYPASMVGVPGSSVSNLNPPTLAAVTFGLAQCGLALLLRERLRRAMRRPVLWAWVAFVNLSAMTIFLWHQTALMSVTATGLLAGRLPGLHTTPDSLVWVAFRLAWLPVFALALAVCWAAFRSYEQGHRGRGPRTRRPSRVVRTHRVTVEANEVRRA, encoded by the coding sequence ATGGATGAGGTGATACGCCGACTGCGCCTCGGCGCCGAGCGGATCGACGCGGCGACACCGCCCGACCGGGACCGCTCCGTCGACGCCCTGCGCGCCTTCGCGATACTCGGCGTCGTGCTCGGCCACTGGCTCGTCACGGCCCTGGTCGCGGACGGCGGCAGGCTGCGCACGTCGAGCCCGCTGGCGCACATGCCCTGGCTGGCCCCGATCTCGTGGGCCTTCCAGACGCTCGCCGTGTTCTTCCTGGTGGGCGGTCACGTGGCGACGAAGAGCTACGCGTCGGCACGGTCGCGTGGGACGACGTACGGACGCTGGCTCGGTACGCGCCTGTCCCGCCTGTTCGGGCCGGTGGCGGCCGTCCTCGGGCTGTGGACCGTGGCCACGGTCGGCCTGCTAGTGACGGGCGCGGATCTGAGGACGGTCCACGCGTTGCTGAAGCTGGTCCTGTCCCCTCTCTGGTTCCTGCTGGTCTTCGCCGCGCTGACGGCGGTGACTCCACTGGTGACGCGGGTCAACCCGTTGTGGCCGCTTGCCGTCGTTCTCCATGTGGACCTCATCCGCTTCGGATTCGGCGGCCCGGCCTGGCTGGGCTGGGTCAATGTGGCGGCGGGCTGGCTCGTGCCGTACACACTGGGCGCGGCCTGGACACGGGGCGAGCTGACCCGGCGTTCGGGCGGGGTGCTGCTCGCGGGCGGCGCGGCCGTGACCGCCGGGCTCGTCGCGTGGGGTGGCTACCCGGCGTCCATGGTCGGCGTCCCCGGCTCCTCGGTCTCCAACCTCAACCCGCCGACCCTGGCCGCGGTCACGTTCGGCCTGGCCCAGTGCGGTCTGGCGCTGCTTCTGCGCGAGCGTCTGCGCCGGGCGATGCGCCGGCCGGTGCTCTGGGCCTGGGTCGCCTTCGTCAACCTCTCCGCGATGACGATCTTCCTCTGGCACCAGACGGCACTGATGTCGGTCACCGCGACGGGCCTTCTCGCGGGCCGGCTCCCCGGCCTGCACACCACCCCGGACAGCCTCGTGTGGGTGGCGTTCCGGCTGGCCTGGCTCCCCGTCTTCGCCCTCGCCCTGGCCGTGTGCTGGGCGGCCTTTCGTTCCTACGAGCAGGGGCACCGCGGCCGCGGCCCTCGTACCCGTCGTCCGTCACGTGTCGTCCGCACCCACCGCGTCACCGTGGAAGCGAACGAGGTGCGGCGTGCCTAG
- a CDS encoding cytochrome P450: MAATKTPPTFDPWDQAFLANPYPAYADLRAQGRVQYYEPTNQWLVPHHADVSALLRDRRLGRTYQHRFTHEDFGRTAPPAEHEPFHVLNDHGMLDLEPPDHTRIRRLVSKAFTPRTVERLRPYVDRLASELVGELVAAGGGDLLTVVAEPLPVAVIAEMLGIPESERAQLRPWSADICGMYELNPSEETAERAVRASVEFTEFLRELIAVRRKEPGDDLVSGLIAAYDEGDRLSEQEMISTCVLLLNAGHEATVNATVNGWWALFRNPDQLAALRADRGLVGTAVEELMRYDTPLQLFERWVLDEIEVDGTVIPRGSEVALLFGSANHDPAVFAEPEVLDLSRPENPHISFSAGIHYCIGAPLARIELAASMGALLDQAPALRLAAEPERKPNFVIRGLEGLLVEM; this comes from the coding sequence ATGGCAGCTACCAAGACCCCGCCGACGTTCGACCCCTGGGACCAGGCCTTCCTGGCCAACCCGTACCCCGCTTACGCGGACCTTCGTGCCCAGGGCCGGGTCCAGTACTACGAGCCCACCAACCAGTGGCTGGTCCCGCACCACGCGGACGTGTCGGCGCTGCTCAGGGACCGGCGCCTGGGCCGGACGTACCAGCACCGGTTCACGCACGAGGACTTCGGGCGCACGGCACCGCCGGCCGAGCACGAGCCGTTCCACGTGCTGAACGACCACGGGATGCTCGACCTGGAGCCCCCGGACCACACACGGATCCGGCGGCTGGTGTCGAAGGCGTTCACCCCGCGGACGGTCGAGCGGCTGCGGCCGTACGTGGACCGGCTGGCGTCCGAGCTGGTGGGCGAGCTGGTCGCGGCAGGGGGCGGCGATCTGCTGACGGTGGTCGCCGAGCCCCTCCCGGTGGCGGTCATCGCGGAGATGCTGGGGATCCCGGAGTCCGAGCGGGCGCAGTTGCGGCCCTGGTCGGCGGACATCTGCGGGATGTACGAGCTGAACCCGTCGGAGGAGACGGCGGAGAGGGCGGTGCGGGCGTCGGTCGAGTTCACCGAGTTCCTGCGGGAGCTGATCGCGGTCCGGCGCAAGGAGCCGGGGGACGACCTGGTCTCGGGGCTGATCGCGGCGTACGACGAGGGTGACCGGCTCAGCGAGCAGGAGATGATCTCGACATGCGTGCTCCTGCTGAACGCGGGGCACGAGGCGACGGTGAACGCCACGGTGAACGGGTGGTGGGCGCTGTTCCGGAACCCCGACCAGCTGGCGGCGCTCCGGGCGGACCGGGGGCTGGTGGGTACGGCGGTGGAGGAGCTGATGCGGTACGACACGCCGTTGCAGCTGTTCGAGCGGTGGGTGCTCGACGAGATCGAGGTGGACGGGACGGTGATTCCGCGGGGGAGCGAGGTGGCGTTGCTGTTCGGTTCCGCCAACCATGACCCGGCGGTGTTCGCCGAGCCGGAGGTGCTGGATCTGTCCCGGCCGGAGAATCCGCACATCTCCTTCAGTGCGGGGATCCACTACTGCATCGGGGCGCCGCTCGCGCGGATCGAACTGGCCGCGTCGATGGGGGCGTTGTTGGATCAGGCTCCTGCGCTCAGGCTCGCTGCCGAGCCCGAGCGGAAGCCGAACTTCGTGATTCGGGGGTTGGAGGGGTTGCTTGTTGAGATGTGA
- a CDS encoding sensor histidine kinase — protein sequence MPRARRSLSALLAGLSSGSAPLPPMSRPRWLRRLPHVVICLIAVVAAIGSIDGVSTSYRLGVEFGLLAGAAQGVALVLALWRPFPAWWLSLSATFIAAVAARSNMTDMVPPGPNWPWIGPTTVAHALILFLLALRMPASVSLAVLAVTGLVTAFVQGVLGGGPYSGTGVLAVSVFAVAVLLGTALRGSREARTQLVEQEYLTAEERSRRTLLEERNRIARELHDVVAHHMSVISIQAQVAPHLVDNPSDELKENLDGIRQNALEALTELRRVLGVLRSENPDDAYGLGAGTGAAPDAPQPTLDRLDALVENTRAAGLAVTTEVTGEQLPLPPGVELSAYRIVQEALSNALRHAPGSVVRVELTHFPRGLQIRVVNSSPSRPAPPSPGAGHGLLGMRERAMMLGGTLMAMETACGGFTVAAFLPRSAATASRPLRSGNSTGPNGTPNPTGDTS from the coding sequence ATGCCTCGCGCCCGCCGCTCCCTGTCCGCCCTTCTCGCGGGACTCTCGTCCGGCAGCGCGCCCCTGCCGCCCATGTCCCGGCCCCGTTGGCTGCGCCGGCTGCCTCATGTCGTGATCTGCCTGATCGCTGTCGTCGCCGCGATCGGCAGCATCGACGGGGTGAGCACCAGCTACAGGCTGGGCGTCGAGTTCGGTCTGCTGGCGGGGGCGGCGCAGGGCGTGGCGCTCGTACTCGCCCTGTGGCGGCCCTTTCCGGCGTGGTGGCTGTCGCTGTCCGCGACGTTCATCGCCGCCGTGGCCGCGCGGTCGAACATGACGGACATGGTGCCCCCGGGCCCCAACTGGCCGTGGATCGGGCCCACGACCGTCGCGCACGCCCTCATCCTCTTCCTGCTCGCCCTGCGGATGCCCGCCAGCGTGTCCCTCGCGGTGCTGGCGGTGACCGGGCTGGTCACGGCCTTCGTGCAAGGCGTCCTGGGCGGCGGTCCGTACTCGGGGACGGGCGTGCTGGCCGTCTCCGTGTTCGCCGTCGCCGTCCTCCTCGGCACCGCCCTGCGCGGCAGCCGCGAGGCACGCACCCAACTGGTCGAGCAGGAGTACCTGACGGCGGAGGAGCGTTCTCGCCGCACCCTGCTGGAGGAGCGCAACCGCATCGCCCGCGAGCTGCACGACGTGGTCGCCCACCACATGTCGGTCATCTCCATCCAGGCCCAAGTGGCCCCGCATCTGGTGGACAACCCCTCCGACGAGCTGAAGGAGAACCTCGACGGCATCCGGCAGAACGCGTTGGAGGCACTCACCGAACTGCGCAGGGTCCTCGGCGTGCTGCGCTCGGAGAACCCCGACGACGCGTACGGCCTCGGCGCCGGCACCGGTGCCGCGCCCGACGCTCCCCAGCCCACCCTCGACCGCCTCGACGCGCTCGTCGAGAACACCCGTGCCGCCGGGCTCGCGGTGACCACGGAGGTCACCGGCGAGCAGCTCCCGTTGCCGCCCGGCGTGGAGCTGTCCGCGTACCGGATCGTCCAGGAGGCGCTGAGCAACGCGCTGCGGCACGCGCCCGGTTCCGTGGTGCGGGTGGAGCTCACGCACTTCCCGCGCGGCCTGCAGATCAGGGTCGTCAACTCCTCGCCGAGTCGCCCCGCCCCGCCGTCACCGGGCGCAGGACACGGTCTGCTCGGGATGCGGGAGCGGGCGATGATGCTCGGTGGGACCCTCATGGCCATGGAGACGGCCTGCGGCGGGTTCACGGTGGCGGCGTTCCTGCCGCGTTCGGCGGCCACCGCCTCCCGCCCCCTCCGTTCCGGCAACTCGACCGGCCCCAACGGCACCCCGAACCCCACAGGAGACACTTCATGA